In Bacillus sp. FJAT-45037, the following are encoded in one genomic region:
- the guaA gene encoding glutamine-hydrolyzing GMP synthase produces MKELNQEMIVVLDFGGQYNQLITRRIRDLGVYSELHSSKLTAEEIKEMNPKGIIFSGGPNSAYAEGAPQVDQAIFDLGIPIFGICYGMQLMTQHFGGKVEAANHREYGKALIKIENQSDIFKGLPIEQSVWMSHGDLIIAPPEGFVVDAFNPSCPVAAMSNEERHLYGVQFHPEVRHSEFGNDMLKNFAFEICQCKGEWSMENFIEVEMEKIRELVGDKKVLCALSGGVDSSVVAVLLHQAIGDQLTCMFIDHGLLRKDEAEGVMKTFSEGFNMNVIKIDAQERFLSKLKGVSDPEEKRKIIGNEFIYVFEEETSQLTDMNFLAQGTLYTDIIESGTDTAQTIKSHHNVGGLPEDMKFKLIEPLNTLFKDEVRELGSELGIPDEIVWRQPFPGPGLGIRVLGEITDEKLEIVRESDAILREEIKKAGLDREIWQYFTALPNMRSVGVMGDARTYDYTVGIRAVTSIDGMTSDWARIPWDVLEIISTRIVNEVKHVNRVVYDVTSKPPATIEWE; encoded by the coding sequence ATGAAAGAATTAAACCAAGAAATGATCGTTGTCCTTGACTTTGGTGGACAATACAACCAACTAATCACACGTCGTATTCGTGATCTAGGTGTATACAGTGAGCTTCATTCTAGCAAGTTAACAGCTGAGGAAATTAAAGAAATGAATCCTAAAGGCATCATCTTCTCAGGGGGGCCGAATAGTGCCTATGCAGAAGGAGCACCTCAAGTAGACCAGGCGATCTTTGATTTAGGGATTCCGATCTTTGGTATTTGCTACGGAATGCAATTAATGACACAACATTTCGGTGGAAAAGTAGAAGCGGCGAATCACCGTGAGTACGGAAAAGCACTCATTAAGATTGAAAACCAGTCAGATATCTTTAAAGGGTTACCAATTGAACAGTCTGTTTGGATGAGTCATGGTGATCTCATTATTGCACCTCCAGAAGGATTTGTTGTTGATGCGTTTAACCCATCATGCCCAGTCGCTGCGATGAGTAATGAAGAGCGTCATTTATACGGAGTTCAGTTCCACCCAGAAGTTCGTCATTCTGAATTTGGGAATGATATGCTTAAAAACTTTGCATTTGAGATTTGTCAATGTAAGGGTGAATGGTCGATGGAGAACTTCATTGAAGTAGAGATGGAGAAGATTCGTGAGCTAGTTGGTGACAAGAAGGTCCTATGTGCACTAAGTGGTGGAGTAGATTCTTCAGTTGTAGCGGTGCTGCTTCATCAAGCAATCGGTGACCAGTTGACGTGTATGTTTATTGATCATGGTCTTCTACGTAAAGATGAAGCAGAAGGCGTCATGAAAACCTTCAGCGAAGGCTTTAACATGAACGTGATTAAAATTGATGCTCAAGAGCGTTTCCTTTCGAAGCTTAAGGGTGTATCTGACCCAGAAGAAAAACGTAAAATTATCGGGAATGAGTTTATCTATGTTTTTGAAGAAGAGACAAGTCAGTTAACAGATATGAACTTCCTTGCTCAAGGTACCCTTTACACTGATATTATTGAAAGTGGTACAGATACAGCTCAAACAATTAAATCTCACCACAATGTAGGTGGATTACCTGAAGATATGAAGTTTAAGTTGATTGAGCCGTTAAATACATTATTTAAAGATGAAGTACGTGAGTTAGGTTCTGAGCTAGGAATCCCAGATGAGATTGTATGGCGTCAACCTTTCCCAGGTCCAGGACTAGGGATCCGCGTCCTTGGAGAAATCACCGACGAGAAGCTTGAGATTGTACGTGAGTCGGATGCGATCTTACGTGAAGAGATTAAAAAAGCTGGTTTAGATCGTGAAATCTGGCAGTATTTCACGGCGCTTCCTAACATGCGAAGTGTTGGTGTCATGGGAGATGCGCGCACATACGATTATACAGTCGGAATTCGTGCGGTGACGTCTATTGATGGCATGACTTCAGACTGGGCTCGTATTCCTTGGGATGTTCTTGAGATCATCTCCACGCGTATCGTAAATGAAGTAAAACATGTAAACCGAGTGGTGTATGATGTAACATCTAAGCCGCCAGCAACAATTGAGTGGGAATAA
- a CDS encoding NCS2 family permease: protein MDRFFGFKESGTTYRRETVAGVTTFLAMAYILFVNPLILSDAGMDIGAIFTATALAAAIGTLIMGVAANYPIALAPGMGLNAFFAYSVVLGMGIDWQVALFGVFMSGIIFIFITIFRIRELIINAIPAEMKYAAAAGIGLFIAFIGLKNAGVVVPYEATAVTLGDMTAGPTLLALFGLVVTVIFMVRGYKGGIFYGMIITSLAGIATGIIGMPSQIVGSIPSLAPTFGQAFAIDWSTVFTIQLLVVILTFLFVDFFDTAGTLYAVANQAGFVKDNKLPRAGKALLADSSATSIGAILGTSTTTAYIESSSGVAAGGRTGFTSVVTAGLFLVALFFSPLLAVVTEQVTAPALIIVGVLMASSLGLIDWKKFEIAVPAFLTIIAMPLTYSIATGIALGFIMYPITMLFKGRGKEVHPIMYGLFFVFLAYFLFLTE, encoded by the coding sequence ATGGATCGTTTTTTTGGATTTAAAGAAAGCGGAACGACATATCGTAGGGAAACAGTAGCGGGTGTGACAACCTTTTTAGCAATGGCGTATATTCTATTTGTAAACCCGCTTATCTTATCGGATGCAGGGATGGATATCGGGGCGATATTTACAGCTACAGCATTAGCCGCGGCAATTGGTACATTAATCATGGGGGTTGCAGCTAATTATCCGATCGCCCTCGCCCCTGGAATGGGTTTGAATGCATTCTTTGCTTATTCTGTTGTTCTTGGGATGGGTATTGATTGGCAAGTTGCGTTGTTTGGTGTGTTTATGTCTGGTATTATCTTTATCTTTATTACTATTTTTCGGATTCGTGAGTTAATCATTAATGCGATTCCTGCTGAAATGAAATACGCAGCAGCAGCGGGTATTGGTTTGTTTATTGCATTTATCGGATTGAAGAATGCTGGAGTTGTCGTACCTTATGAAGCGACAGCTGTAACGTTAGGCGATATGACAGCGGGCCCAACGCTTCTAGCATTATTTGGTCTTGTTGTGACAGTTATCTTTATGGTAAGGGGATACAAAGGCGGGATCTTCTACGGAATGATCATTACGTCGCTTGCTGGGATTGCGACAGGGATCATTGGAATGCCAAGCCAGATTGTTGGTTCTATTCCAAGTCTTGCACCAACGTTCGGTCAAGCATTTGCGATTGATTGGTCAACGGTATTCACTATTCAACTATTAGTCGTCATCTTAACGTTCTTATTTGTAGATTTCTTTGATACAGCAGGTACATTATATGCGGTTGCGAACCAAGCTGGGTTTGTGAAAGATAATAAGTTGCCAAGAGCAGGCAAAGCGCTCTTGGCTGACTCAAGCGCCACATCAATCGGAGCGATTCTTGGTACGTCAACTACTACAGCATATATCGAATCTTCATCAGGTGTTGCTGCAGGCGGGCGAACTGGTTTTACGTCCGTAGTAACAGCGGGATTATTCCTAGTTGCACTCTTCTTCTCTCCGTTACTAGCAGTTGTGACAGAACAAGTAACAGCACCTGCGTTAATTATTGTTGGTGTGCTCATGGCTTCATCACTTGGATTGATTGACTGGAAAAAATTTGAGATTGCTGTACCGGCATTTTTAACGATTATAGCGATGCCGCTTACGTACAGTATCGCAACGGGAATTGCACTTGGTTTTATTATGTACCCGATCACGATGCTCTTTAAAGGTAGAGGAAAAGAAGTCCACCCAATTATGTACGGATTATTCTTCGTATTCCTTGCTTACTTCTTGTTCTTAACTGAATAG
- a CDS encoding ArsR/SmtB family transcription factor — MKSEGDKVSKDTCDVYNFDINKVNSIQIMMESESIVSLAKLFKILGDENRAKISYALCKSNELCVCDIANIIGATVATTSHHLRTLDKAGIVTYRKEGKLAFYSLRNDSMGEFIMNTLNHVKEEMVNV, encoded by the coding sequence ATGAAAAGTGAAGGTGATAAAGTGAGTAAAGATACATGTGACGTCTATAATTTTGATATAAATAAAGTCAACTCAATCCAAATAATGATGGAGAGTGAGAGCATCGTTTCTTTGGCAAAACTATTCAAAATATTAGGTGATGAGAATAGAGCAAAAATTTCATATGCGTTGTGTAAAAGTAATGAGTTATGTGTATGTGACATAGCTAATATTATTGGTGCTACAGTAGCTACTACTTCACATCATTTACGGACGTTAGATAAAGCGGGTATTGTTACATATCGAAAAGAGGGTAAGTTAGCTTTTTATTCTTTAAGAAATGATTCAATGGGTGAATTCATTATGAATACACTTAATCATGTGAAAGAAGAGATGGTTAATGTCTAA
- a CDS encoding heavy metal translocating P-type ATPase, whose amino-acid sequence MSKSDEKVYRIQGLTCTDCAAAFEANVKRIPSVKSAKVNFGAAKITVKGVVSIKSIEKAGAFDNLQIRHENEQKVKQVTFWRQRTNLKVYFAVLFLIGSFLLRLQLGEEHILPVIGYALTIIIGGYSLFVKGIKNLIRMNFDMSTLMTVAIIGAAAIGEWGEGAIVVILFAISEALERYSMDKARQSIESLMDLSPKEAIIRRHGEELVVRAEEIQIGDTMIIKPGQKVAMDGVVVKGRSYINQATITGESIPVDKKENDVVFAGTVNQEGLLEVNVTKRVEDSTLAKIIHLVEEAQAEKAPSQQFVDRFAKYYTPAIILFALFLVMFPPLAFNAEWSEWIYRGLTVLVVGCPCALVISTPIAIVTAIGNAARNGVLIKGGIYLEEAGLMKVVAFDKTGTLTKGTPVVTDLIPFHKYQKSHLTIAAAIEKHSQHPLATAVVKKAEQNNLDVDDYCVEDFQTYTGRGVSARVQDDMYFIGSLAFFEEKLKMKLPNDMRKEISNLQKQGKTVIIFGSEKQVIFILAIADEVRSSVANVVIRLYELGIEKIVMLTGDNEQTAKSLGRKIGMSHIQAELLPEEKLNVIKELKISHGKVAMVGDGVNDAPALAASSVGIAMGGAGTDTALETADIALMSDDLNQLTYTIELSRKALRIIKQNILLSLTIKVIALILVIPGWLTLWLAIFADMGATLIVTLNSLRLLKLKKK is encoded by the coding sequence ATGTCTAAGTCCGACGAAAAGGTCTATCGTATTCAAGGTTTGACTTGTACAGACTGTGCTGCAGCATTTGAAGCAAATGTAAAGCGTATACCGAGCGTTAAGAGTGCTAAAGTCAACTTTGGTGCAGCTAAAATAACTGTAAAAGGTGTAGTCTCTATAAAAAGTATCGAAAAGGCGGGAGCTTTTGACAATCTACAAATTCGACATGAGAATGAACAAAAGGTAAAGCAAGTAACATTTTGGAGACAAAGAACTAATCTTAAGGTCTACTTTGCCGTTTTATTTTTAATAGGAAGCTTTCTTTTAAGGTTACAATTGGGTGAAGAGCATATTCTACCTGTGATCGGTTATGCATTAACAATTATCATTGGTGGTTACTCTCTTTTTGTAAAAGGGATAAAAAATCTTATTCGAATGAATTTTGATATGTCGACGTTAATGACAGTAGCGATCATAGGTGCTGCCGCCATTGGGGAGTGGGGAGAAGGAGCGATTGTTGTCATTCTATTTGCCATAAGTGAAGCACTTGAACGGTATTCCATGGATAAGGCTAGGCAATCTATTGAATCATTAATGGACCTTTCCCCAAAAGAAGCGATAATTAGACGACATGGTGAAGAATTAGTAGTTAGGGCAGAAGAGATTCAGATTGGCGATACAATGATCATAAAACCTGGACAAAAAGTGGCAATGGATGGAGTCGTAGTAAAAGGTAGGTCTTACATAAATCAAGCCACTATAACTGGGGAATCGATACCGGTGGATAAGAAAGAAAATGATGTTGTATTTGCAGGAACGGTGAACCAAGAGGGTCTTTTAGAGGTCAATGTAACAAAGCGAGTAGAGGACAGTACTTTAGCAAAAATCATTCACCTAGTAGAAGAAGCTCAAGCAGAAAAGGCACCTTCTCAACAATTTGTCGACCGTTTTGCAAAGTATTATACACCAGCAATCATTTTATTTGCTTTATTTTTAGTGATGTTTCCACCTCTAGCGTTCAATGCTGAATGGAGTGAGTGGATATATCGAGGATTAACAGTATTGGTAGTTGGTTGTCCGTGTGCATTAGTGATTTCAACTCCGATAGCTATAGTAACGGCCATTGGTAATGCCGCAAGAAATGGGGTATTAATTAAAGGTGGTATCTATCTAGAAGAAGCAGGATTAATGAAGGTAGTAGCATTTGATAAAACTGGTACTTTAACAAAAGGTACACCTGTTGTTACAGATCTTATCCCTTTTCATAAATATCAGAAATCCCATTTAACCATAGCGGCGGCTATTGAGAAGCACTCGCAACATCCACTTGCAACTGCGGTAGTAAAAAAAGCAGAGCAAAACAATTTAGATGTTGATGACTATTGTGTAGAAGATTTCCAAACTTACACAGGGAGAGGTGTGTCTGCTAGAGTACAAGATGACATGTACTTTATAGGAAGTCTAGCCTTTTTTGAAGAGAAGCTAAAAATGAAACTTCCTAATGATATGAGAAAGGAAATTTCCAATCTTCAAAAGCAAGGAAAAACGGTCATTATTTTCGGATCAGAAAAACAGGTTATATTCATATTAGCTATAGCAGATGAAGTAAGAAGTTCTGTCGCTAATGTTGTCATTAGACTTTATGAATTAGGGATTGAAAAAATAGTTATGCTAACTGGTGACAATGAACAAACAGCAAAATCTCTTGGCAGAAAAATTGGTATGTCGCACATTCAAGCAGAGCTTTTACCAGAAGAGAAGTTAAATGTGATAAAGGAACTGAAAATATCACATGGGAAAGTCGCTATGGTTGGCGATGGAGTGAATGATGCACCAGCGTTGGCGGCTTCAAGTGTAGGAATAGCTATGGGTGGTGCAGGGACAGACACAGCATTAGAAACAGCAGATATTGCACTAATGTCAGATGATTTAAATCAACTAACATACACGATTGAATTAAGTCGTAAGGCACTAAGGATTATAAAACAGAATATATTATTATCATTAACTATAAAGGTAATAGCGCTAATCTTAGTTATTCCCGGTTGGTTAACATTATGGCTAGCTATTTTTGCTGATATGGGAGCAACTTTAATCGTTACGTTGAATAGCTTACGCTTATTAAAGCTTAAAAAGAAATAA